The Bacillus sp. A301a_S52 genome includes a window with the following:
- a CDS encoding MBL fold metallo-hydrolase, with amino-acid sequence MMRFNSFASGSAGNLYTLSDGITKIIIEAGISIKAIKKALNYKVHEVSGVLISHSHGDHSKSVKDIVKLGVDCYMSQETCEEIGVNHHRIKTIESLRAFKIGSLNIMPFDAEHDVKTFGFLIANKQSDKLLYLTDSYYCKYKFKALSHIAVECNYSLDILNKNIASGRVHKAMKKRLLRSHFSLENVKEFLRANDLSRVQEIHLLHLSDSNSDETRFKKEIQELTGKLVYVS; translated from the coding sequence ATGATGCGTTTTAATTCTTTTGCCAGCGGCAGTGCAGGTAACTTATATACACTCTCAGACGGAATCACCAAAATAATTATAGAGGCAGGAATATCTATTAAAGCAATAAAAAAAGCTTTGAATTACAAGGTGCATGAGGTGTCTGGGGTGCTTATAAGTCACTCTCACGGAGATCACTCTAAGTCAGTGAAAGACATTGTAAAGTTAGGCGTTGATTGCTACATGTCTCAGGAAACATGTGAAGAGATCGGGGTTAATCATCACAGAATTAAAACAATTGAAAGTTTAAGAGCCTTTAAAATCGGATCTTTAAACATCATGCCATTCGATGCTGAACATGATGTAAAGACATTTGGATTTTTAATAGCAAACAAACAAAGTGACAAGCTCCTATATTTAACGGATTCATATTACTGCAAATATAAGTTTAAGGCTTTAAGTCATATAGCTGTTGAGTGTAACTACAGCCTAGACATCCTCAACAAGAATATTGCTTCTGGAAGAGTCCACAAAGCTATGAAAAAGAGACTCTTACGCTCTCATTTCAGTCTTGAGAACGTGAAAGAGTTTTTAAGAGCTAACGACTTGAGCAGGGTGCAGGAAATACATCTGCTGCATCTATCTGATAGCAACAGCGATGAGACACGATTTAAAAAAGAGATCCAAGAGCTCACCGGAAAGCTGGTGTATGTCTCATGA
- a CDS encoding recombinase RecT, giving the protein MSNEVAIIQKDITDDVNKSLTRLQDDGLKLPANYNASNALKSAFFKLQEVKDKNGKPALEACSRGSIANSLLDMTVQGLSPAKTQCYFIVYGNQLQLNRSYFGTQAVLKRLTNVKDIWANVIFDGDVFDYEIVGGREKLIKHETELTNRDNDILGAYAVVKTNDDKEILTVMTRKEIDASWSQAKTKNVQNKFPQEMAKRTVINRAAKAFINTSDDSDLLVEAINNSTENEYESSRKDVTPEQETTKEIEENANQEYIDVDYEVKGEAEEDPKPEPQSEPQQESKYQKEYDLFEQSQEQKTDDGNPF; this is encoded by the coding sequence ATGTCAAACGAAGTAGCTATTATCCAAAAAGATATTACGGATGATGTGAACAAAAGTTTAACACGATTACAAGATGATGGTTTGAAGCTCCCAGCAAATTATAACGCCAGCAATGCTTTAAAAAGCGCATTCTTTAAATTACAGGAGGTCAAAGATAAAAACGGAAAACCAGCACTAGAGGCTTGCTCTAGGGGATCAATCGCTAATTCGTTATTGGACATGACTGTGCAAGGTTTAAGTCCTGCTAAAACACAATGTTATTTCATTGTTTACGGAAATCAATTGCAGCTTAATCGCTCTTATTTTGGCACTCAGGCGGTTCTTAAGCGACTTACGAATGTAAAGGATATTTGGGCAAACGTCATTTTTGACGGTGATGTTTTTGACTACGAAATTGTTGGAGGACGCGAAAAGCTAATCAAGCATGAGACGGAATTAACCAACCGAGATAACGATATTTTAGGGGCTTATGCTGTTGTCAAAACAAATGATGATAAAGAAATCTTAACTGTCATGACTAGGAAAGAAATTGATGCTTCTTGGAGCCAAGCAAAAACGAAAAATGTTCAGAATAAATTCCCCCAGGAAATGGCCAAACGAACAGTTATTAATCGAGCTGCTAAAGCCTTTATCAATACAAGTGATGACAGTGACTTGCTTGTAGAAGCGATCAACAATTCAACAGAAAACGAGTACGAGAGCAGCAGAAAAGACGTAACGCCAGAGCAAGAAACCACGAAAGAAATCGAGGAAAACGCCAATCAAGAATATATCGATGTTGATTATGAGGTAAAGGGTGAAGCGGAAGAAGATCCGAAGCCAGAACCACAGTCAGAACCTCAGCAGGAAAGCAAGTACCAGAAAGAATACGATCTCTTTGAACAATCACAAGAGCAAAAGACAGACGACGGAAATCCATTCTGA